In Streptomyces puniciscabiei, a single genomic region encodes these proteins:
- a CDS encoding 3-oxoacyl-ACP reductase: MPLPLEGRSAVVTGAGRGLGRAEALELARLGAAVVVNDYGRPGRDGSGEASAGPAEQVAAEIRADGGRAVAHTGDVSDFQQARELIQLAIAEFGRLDVLVNNAGILRDRMVFSMTEDEWDSVIRVHLKGHFNTTHFAAAHWRERSKAAGEEKVYGRIVNTSSEAFLAGSAGQPNYAAAKGGIVGLTTSTALALAKYGVTANAICPRARTRMTEDVFAGFEEPAEGLDPLAPEHVAPLVGYLASPAAAGINGQLLVVHGGMVAIVERPRVQAKFDSKQETFSYDELDALLSPHFADRPPGETFAAAEVLGLKRG; the protein is encoded by the coding sequence ATGCCACTGCCACTCGAAGGACGGTCCGCCGTCGTCACCGGCGCCGGACGCGGGCTCGGCCGGGCCGAGGCCCTGGAACTGGCCCGGCTCGGCGCGGCCGTCGTCGTCAACGACTACGGGCGGCCCGGCCGGGACGGTTCGGGGGAGGCCTCGGCGGGACCGGCCGAACAGGTCGCCGCCGAGATACGCGCGGACGGCGGCCGGGCGGTCGCCCACACCGGGGACGTCAGCGACTTCCAGCAGGCCCGCGAACTCATCCAGTTGGCCATCGCCGAGTTCGGCCGGCTCGATGTCCTCGTCAACAACGCGGGGATCCTGCGCGACCGCATGGTCTTCTCCATGACCGAGGACGAGTGGGACTCGGTGATCCGCGTCCACCTCAAGGGACACTTCAACACCACCCACTTCGCCGCCGCGCACTGGCGTGAGCGGTCCAAGGCGGCCGGGGAAGAGAAGGTCTACGGGCGGATCGTCAACACCTCCTCGGAGGCGTTCCTCGCCGGCTCCGCCGGCCAGCCCAACTACGCGGCCGCGAAGGGCGGCATCGTCGGCCTGACCACCTCCACCGCCCTCGCCCTCGCCAAGTACGGGGTCACGGCCAACGCGATCTGCCCGCGCGCCCGGACCCGGATGACCGAGGACGTCTTCGCCGGCTTCGAGGAGCCCGCCGAGGGCCTGGACCCGCTGGCCCCCGAGCATGTCGCCCCGCTCGTCGGCTACCTGGCCTCACCGGCCGCCGCCGGGATCAACGGCCAGCTGCTCGTCGTACACGGCGGCATGGTCGCCATCGTGGAACGGCCGCGCGTGCAGGCCAAGTTCGACAGCAAGCAGGAGACGTTCAGCTACGACGAGCTCGACGCACTGCTCAGCCCGCACTTCGCGGACCGGCCGCCCGGGGAGACCTTCGCGGCGGCGGAGGTGCTGGGGCTGAAACGCGGGTGA
- a CDS encoding Nif3-like dinuclear metal center hexameric protein, with the protein MPRLSEVIAALENLWPAERAESWDAVGTVVGDPGQEVTRVLFAVDPVQETVDEAVKLGAGLLVTHHPLFLRGTTTVAATHFKGRAVHTLIKNDIALHVVHTNADTADPGVSDALAGALDLRVVRPLVPDPTDPAGRRGLGRVCELDHPVTVRELAARAAERLPATAQGIRVAGDPEAVVRTIAVSGGSGDSLFDQVRAAGVDAFLTADLRHHPASEAVAHSPLALLDAAHWATEWPWCELAASQLDEISDRHGWDLRVHVSKTVTDPWTAHAASITTSS; encoded by the coding sequence GTGCCCCGTCTGTCAGAAGTCATCGCCGCGCTGGAGAACCTGTGGCCCGCCGAGCGGGCCGAGTCCTGGGACGCGGTCGGCACCGTCGTGGGCGACCCCGGCCAGGAGGTCACCCGGGTCCTGTTCGCCGTCGACCCCGTGCAGGAGACCGTCGACGAGGCGGTGAAGCTCGGCGCCGGCCTGCTGGTCACCCACCACCCGCTCTTTCTGCGCGGGACGACCACGGTCGCGGCGACCCACTTCAAGGGCCGTGCCGTGCACACGCTGATCAAGAACGACATCGCGCTGCACGTGGTCCACACCAACGCCGACACGGCGGACCCGGGCGTCTCGGACGCGCTCGCGGGCGCGCTGGACCTCCGTGTCGTACGGCCCCTGGTGCCGGACCCGACCGACCCGGCGGGACGGCGGGGCCTGGGCAGGGTGTGCGAGCTGGACCACCCGGTGACCGTCCGCGAACTGGCCGCGCGCGCCGCCGAGCGGCTGCCCGCCACCGCGCAGGGCATCCGGGTGGCCGGCGACCCCGAGGCCGTCGTCCGCACGATCGCCGTCAGCGGCGGCTCCGGCGACAGCCTCTTCGACCAGGTCCGCGCGGCCGGTGTCGACGCCTTCCTCACCGCCGACCTGCGCCACCACCCGGCCAGTGAGGCCGTCGCGCACAGCCCCCTCGCGCTGCTCGACGCGGCGCACTGGGCCACCGAGTGGCCCTGGTGCGAGCTGGCCGCGAGCCAGCTCGACGAGATCTCCGACCGCCACGGCTGGGACCTGCGCGTCCACGTCTCCAAGACGGTCACCGACCCCTGGACCGCCCACGCGGCGTCCATCACCACCTCTAGCTGA
- a CDS encoding zinc ribbon domain-containing protein yields the protein MNAAPADQIRLLDVQALDVRLQQLAHRRRSLPEHAEIDSLNKDLTQLRDLLVAAQTEESDTAREQTKAEQDVDQVRQRAARDQQRLDSGAVTSPKDLANLQHEIASLAKRQGDLEDVVLEVMERREAAQERVTELTGRVASVQSKIDDASARRDAAFEEIDGEVATVTKEREVIVGAIPADLLKLYDKLREQQGGIGAAKLYARTCQGCRQELAITELSEIRAAAPDTVVRCENCRRILVRTAESGL from the coding sequence CTGAACGCCGCGCCCGCCGACCAGATCCGACTCCTCGACGTCCAGGCCCTCGACGTCCGCCTGCAGCAGCTCGCGCACCGGCGGAGGTCCCTGCCCGAGCACGCCGAGATCGACTCCCTGAACAAGGACCTCACCCAGCTGCGGGACCTGCTCGTCGCCGCGCAGACCGAGGAGAGCGACACCGCCCGCGAGCAGACCAAGGCCGAGCAGGACGTGGACCAGGTGCGCCAGCGCGCCGCCCGCGACCAGCAGCGCCTGGACTCCGGCGCGGTCACCTCGCCCAAGGACCTGGCCAACCTCCAGCACGAGATCGCCTCCCTCGCCAAGCGGCAGGGCGACCTGGAGGACGTGGTGCTGGAGGTCATGGAGCGCCGGGAGGCCGCGCAGGAGCGGGTGACCGAGCTGACCGGGCGCGTCGCCTCCGTCCAGTCGAAGATCGACGACGCGAGCGCCCGCCGGGACGCCGCGTTCGAGGAGATCGACGGCGAGGTGGCGACGGTGACCAAGGAGCGCGAGGTCATCGTGGGCGCCATCCCCGCCGACCTGCTGAAGCTCTACGACAAGCTGCGCGAGCAGCAGGGCGGCATCGGCGCGGCCAAGCTGTACGCCCGCACCTGCCAGGGCTGCCGCCAGGAGCTGGCGATCACCGAGCTGAGCGAGATCCGCGCGGCGGCGCCGGACACCGTGGTGCGCTGCGAGAACTGCCGCCGCATCCTGGTGCGCACGGCCGAGTCGGGTCTGTAA
- a CDS encoding bifunctional RNase H/acid phosphatase: MREFIVEADGGSRGNPGPAGYGTVVREAATGEPLTEVAEYIGVATNNVAEYRGLVAGLRAAHALDPAATVHVRMDSKLVIEQMSGRWKIKHPDMKPLATEARSVFPPEQVTYEWIPREQNRHADRLANEAMDAGSRGEQWSPSESTAALRTAPVAAAPPGEQRPTTPDEQRVSTPGWGGAPDLGAPATFVLLRHGETPLTPQKRFSGSGGTNPSLSAAGREQAHRTAEALARRGTIEAVIASPLTRTRETAAVVATRLGLEVTIEDGLRETDFGAWEGLTFGEVRDRYPDDLNAWLADPEAHPTGGGESFAETATRIAATRDKLVAAHAGRTVLLVSHVTPIKTFVRLALGAPPESLFRMELSAASLSAVAYYADGNASVRLFNDTSHLRP; encoded by the coding sequence GTGCGGGAGTTCATCGTCGAGGCGGACGGCGGGTCACGGGGCAACCCCGGGCCCGCCGGTTACGGCACGGTGGTCCGTGAGGCGGCCACGGGTGAGCCGCTGACCGAGGTGGCCGAGTACATCGGCGTCGCCACCAACAACGTGGCCGAGTACCGGGGGCTGGTCGCCGGCCTCCGCGCCGCCCACGCCCTGGACCCGGCCGCGACGGTGCACGTCCGCATGGACTCCAAGCTCGTCATCGAGCAGATGTCGGGCCGCTGGAAGATCAAGCACCCCGACATGAAGCCGTTGGCGACGGAGGCGAGGTCGGTCTTCCCCCCGGAGCAGGTCACGTACGAGTGGATCCCCCGCGAGCAGAACAGACACGCGGACCGCTTGGCGAACGAGGCGATGGACGCGGGGTCGAGGGGCGAACAGTGGTCGCCCTCGGAGTCGACAGCGGCTCTGCGGACCGCGCCGGTCGCCGCGGCACCTCCCGGCGAGCAGCGCCCGACCACTCCCGACGAGCAGCGTGTCTCGACACCGGGCTGGGGCGGCGCCCCCGACCTCGGCGCACCGGCGACCTTCGTGCTGCTCCGGCATGGCGAGACCCCCCTCACCCCCCAGAAGCGCTTCTCGGGCAGCGGCGGCACCAACCCCTCTCTCTCCGCCGCCGGCCGCGAACAGGCCCACCGTACGGCCGAGGCACTCGCCCGGCGCGGCACCATCGAGGCCGTCATCGCCTCCCCCCTCACCCGCACCCGCGAGACCGCGGCCGTCGTCGCCACCCGCCTCGGCCTGGAGGTGACGATCGAAGACGGCCTGCGCGAAACGGACTTCGGCGCCTGGGAAGGCCTCACCTTCGGTGAGGTCCGCGACCGCTACCCCGACGACCTGAACGCCTGGCTGGCCGATCCGGAGGCCCACCCCACCGGCGGCGGCGAGAGCTTCGCCGAGACGGCCACCCGGATCGCCGCCACCCGCGACAAGCTGGTCGCCGCCCACGCCGGCCGCACGGTCCTGCTGGTCAGCCATGTGACCCCGATCAAGACCTTCGTCCGCCTCGCCCTCGGCGCCCCGCCCGAGTCCCTGTTCCGGATGGAACTGTCGGCGGCCTCCCTGTCGGCGGTGGCGTACTACGCGGACGGCAACGCGAGCGTACGGCTCTTCAACGACACGTCCCACCTGCGTCCCTGA
- the eda gene encoding bifunctional 4-hydroxy-2-oxoglutarate aldolase/2-dehydro-3-deoxy-phosphogluconate aldolase: MSSPLPSSSAASMLDLAPVVPVVVVSDAADSVPLARALVAGGLPAIEVTLRTPGALDAIRAIAREVPGATVGAGTVITPEQVGACGAAGARFLVSPGWTEALLAAMRGSGLPFLPGVSTTSEVVALLERGVREMKFFPAQAAGGTAYLRSLAGPLPQARFCPTGGIGPANAPEYLSLPNVGCVGGSWMVPADAVAAGDWARIEELARGAARLRDAGGTCR; the protein is encoded by the coding sequence ATGAGCTCACCGCTGCCCTCCTCTTCGGCCGCCTCCATGCTGGATCTCGCCCCCGTCGTGCCCGTGGTGGTGGTATCCGACGCCGCCGACTCCGTACCCCTGGCGCGGGCGCTGGTGGCGGGCGGGCTGCCGGCGATCGAGGTGACGCTCAGGACACCGGGGGCGCTGGACGCTATCCGGGCGATCGCCCGCGAGGTGCCCGGGGCCACGGTCGGTGCGGGCACGGTGATCACGCCGGAGCAGGTCGGCGCGTGCGGGGCGGCGGGGGCGCGGTTCCTGGTCAGCCCGGGGTGGACGGAGGCGCTGCTGGCGGCGATGCGCGGGTCCGGGCTGCCGTTCCTGCCGGGGGTGTCGACCACCTCGGAGGTCGTGGCGCTGCTGGAGCGCGGGGTGCGGGAGATGAAGTTCTTCCCGGCGCAGGCGGCGGGCGGTACGGCGTACCTGCGGTCGCTGGCCGGGCCCTTGCCGCAGGCTCGCTTCTGCCCGACCGGCGGAATCGGCCCGGCGAACGCGCCGGAGTATCTCTCGCTGCCCAACGTCGGCTGTGTGGGCGGCAGTTGGATGGTCCCGGCGGACGCGGTTGCCGCCGGGGACTGGGCGCGGATCGAGGAGCTGGCGCGGGGTGCGGCGCGGCTCAGGGACGCAGGTGGGACGTGTCGTTGA
- the yaaA gene encoding peroxide stress protein YaaA, whose product MLVLLPPSEGKANSGEGAPLDAGSLSLPGLTAAREAVLTELVELCTGDEEKAREVLGLSEGLRGEVAKNAGLRTAGARPAGEIYTGVLYDALGLATLDAAAKRRAARSLLVFSGLWGAVRVTDRIPSYRCSMGVKLPGLGALAGHWRAPMAEVLPEAAGDGLVLDLRSSAYAAAWRPKGELAGRTATVRVLHAPTRKVVSHFNKATKGRMVRSLLTAGAAPKDPAELVEALRELGYAVEAEAPGKAGKAWSLDVLVEEIH is encoded by the coding sequence TTGCTGGTCCTGCTGCCGCCCTCGGAAGGCAAGGCGAACTCGGGCGAGGGTGCCCCGCTCGATGCCGGGTCGCTGTCCCTGCCGGGGCTGACCGCCGCGCGGGAGGCCGTGCTCACCGAGCTGGTCGAGCTGTGCACCGGCGACGAGGAGAAGGCGCGCGAGGTGCTCGGGCTGAGCGAGGGGCTGCGCGGCGAGGTCGCGAAGAACGCCGGGCTGCGCACGGCCGGCGCCCGCCCCGCCGGGGAGATCTACACCGGTGTCCTCTACGACGCCCTCGGCCTGGCCACCCTGGACGCGGCGGCGAAGAGGCGAGCGGCCCGGTCGCTGCTGGTCTTCTCGGGGCTGTGGGGCGCGGTGCGGGTGACGGACCGGATCCCGTCCTACCGCTGCTCGATGGGCGTGAAGCTGCCGGGGCTCGGGGCGCTGGCCGGGCACTGGCGGGCCCCGATGGCCGAGGTGCTGCCCGAGGCGGCCGGCGACGGCCTGGTGCTGGACCTGCGCTCCTCCGCCTACGCGGCGGCCTGGAGGCCGAAGGGCGAGCTCGCGGGGCGCACGGCGACCGTACGGGTGCTGCACGCGCCGACCCGGAAGGTGGTCAGCCACTTCAACAAGGCGACCAAGGGCCGGATGGTCCGAAGCCTGCTGACGGCCGGTGCCGCGCCCAAGGACCCCGCCGAGCTGGTCGAGGCGCTGCGGGAGCTCGGCTACGCGGTGGAGGCGGAGGCGCCGGGGAAGGCGGGCAAGGCCTGGTCGCTGGACGTGCTGGTGGAGGAGATCCACTGA
- a CDS encoding RNB domain-containing ribonuclease: MPRRKIRVTGAPEAPLRAALAALRAELGLLDAFPPGVQAEAERAAKAPVLPSYDATDIPFFTLDPPASTDLDQAVHLSRQGTGYRVRYAIADVAAFVVPGGALDAEAHRRVNTLYFPDGRIPLHPTVLSEGAASLLPDRVRPAVLWTIDLDAEGRTVGVDVRRALVRSRARLDYAGVQREIDARTAEEPVALLKEIGEARERQEAERGGISLNVPEQRITEQDHTYVLGYRAPLPAEAWNAQLSLLTGIAAADLMLVYGTGVLRTLPAAPDGAVARLRRTATALHIDWPHHVSYAALIRTLDPHDTRHAAFLQECTTLLRGAGYTVFRDGVLPAITTHSAVAAPYTHCTAPLRRLADRYASELCLAAMAGQSPPDWVLAALDALPRRMADGARIAGTVERACVDIVEAALLKDRVGDVFVGCVVDVDEHRPTVGTVQVDSPAVIGRIEGDRLPLGERLRVRLSRADLGTTKILFTVA, translated from the coding sequence ATGCCCCGCCGCAAGATCCGCGTGACCGGTGCCCCCGAGGCACCCCTGCGGGCAGCCCTGGCCGCCCTGCGCGCCGAACTCGGCCTCCTCGACGCCTTCCCGCCGGGGGTCCAGGCCGAGGCCGAGCGCGCGGCGAAAGCGCCCGTCCTGCCGTCGTACGACGCCACGGACATCCCGTTCTTCACCCTGGACCCACCGGCCTCCACCGACCTGGATCAGGCCGTCCACCTCTCCCGGCAGGGCACCGGCTACCGGGTCCGGTACGCCATCGCCGACGTCGCCGCCTTCGTCGTCCCCGGCGGAGCGCTGGACGCGGAGGCGCACCGCCGGGTGAACACCCTCTACTTCCCCGACGGGAGGATCCCGCTGCACCCCACCGTGCTCAGCGAGGGCGCGGCCAGCCTGCTGCCGGACCGGGTCCGCCCGGCCGTGCTGTGGACGATCGACCTGGACGCGGAGGGCCGGACCGTGGGCGTCGACGTGCGCCGTGCCCTGGTCCGCAGCCGCGCCAGGCTCGACTACGCGGGCGTGCAGAGAGAGATCGACGCCAGGACCGCCGAGGAGCCCGTCGCGCTCCTCAAGGAGATCGGCGAGGCACGGGAGCGGCAGGAGGCCGAGCGCGGCGGCATCTCCCTGAACGTGCCGGAGCAGCGGATCACCGAGCAGGACCACACCTATGTCCTCGGCTACCGGGCCCCGCTGCCCGCCGAGGCCTGGAACGCCCAGCTCTCGCTCCTCACCGGGATCGCCGCCGCCGACCTGATGCTCGTGTACGGAACCGGCGTCCTGCGCACCCTCCCCGCCGCACCGGACGGCGCTGTCGCCCGCCTGCGCCGCACCGCGACCGCGCTGCACATCGACTGGCCGCACCACGTGTCGTACGCGGCCCTGATCCGCACCCTGGACCCGCACGACACCCGCCACGCCGCCTTCCTCCAGGAGTGCACCACCCTGCTGCGCGGCGCCGGTTACACCGTCTTCCGTGACGGCGTCCTCCCGGCGATCACGACCCACTCCGCCGTCGCCGCCCCCTACACCCACTGCACCGCCCCGTTGCGCCGCCTCGCCGACCGCTATGCCTCGGAGCTCTGCCTGGCCGCCATGGCCGGTCAGTCCCCGCCCGACTGGGTGCTCGCCGCGCTCGACGCGCTGCCCCGGCGGATGGCCGACGGCGCCCGGATCGCGGGCACGGTCGAACGCGCGTGCGTGGACATCGTGGAGGCGGCCCTGCTCAAGGACCGGGTCGGGGACGTCTTCGTCGGCTGCGTGGTGGACGTGGACGAACACCGGCCCACGGTGGGGACCGTGCAGGTGGACTCGCCCGCCGTGATCGGCCGCATCGAGGGCGACCGGCTGCCGCTCGGCGAACGCCTGCGGGTACGGCTCAGCCGGGCCGACCTCGGTACGACGAAGATCCTCTTCACCGTGGCATGA
- a CDS encoding FAD-dependent monooxygenase, with protein MTTDDDVSDYDVVVAGAGPVGLFLGCELGLGGARVLVVERLTEVDETIKAGSVNIPSALAFYRRGLLPELTAVWEAARERMRAFRNGGDGGDGGKAKGAMRPPPKFAGHFAGIMMDPGLFDGSDPAWADVGPAADSGLGVPQAELERILARRAARLGVEVRRGVELTGFDADADGVAVHTGDGTVRAGWLVGCDGGRSTVRKLAAFDFPGTDPEITGYQAVVEMSGDERLGVGWNTTDGGTYVNGPFPGRVLSVEFDGPPADRSAPVTAGELQASLRRVSGVPEVTIHKVVTATRFTDNARQATEYRKGRVLLAGDAAHVHSPFGGQGLNLGIGDAMNLGWKLAAVVRGTAPESLLDTYTAERHPIGAWVLDWTRAQIAVMRPDRHARALRRVVTDLALTTTGTTYLVNKISGIWQRYDLPGDHPLTGASAPDLELSDGTRLGEHLHTGRALLLDLTDDAGLRTHAEGYGDRLDVRTLACPDRPGLKGLLVRPDGFVAWAADAESDDGKGLPEALERWLGMPRVTA; from the coding sequence ATGACGACCGATGACGACGTGTCGGACTACGACGTTGTGGTGGCCGGTGCCGGCCCGGTGGGTCTCTTCCTCGGCTGCGAACTCGGGCTCGGCGGGGCGCGGGTACTGGTCGTGGAGCGGCTGACCGAGGTGGACGAGACGATCAAGGCGGGCTCGGTCAACATCCCGAGCGCCCTCGCCTTCTACCGGCGGGGGCTGCTGCCCGAGCTGACGGCGGTGTGGGAGGCGGCGCGGGAACGGATGCGCGCCTTCAGGAACGGCGGGGACGGCGGCGACGGCGGCAAGGCCAAGGGCGCCATGAGGCCCCCGCCCAAGTTCGCCGGGCACTTCGCCGGGATCATGATGGATCCCGGCCTCTTCGACGGCTCCGACCCCGCCTGGGCGGACGTCGGCCCCGCCGCCGACAGCGGGCTCGGCGTACCCCAGGCCGAGCTGGAGCGGATCCTGGCCCGGCGGGCCGCACGGCTCGGGGTGGAGGTGCGCCGGGGCGTGGAGCTGACCGGTTTCGACGCCGACGCGGACGGGGTCGCCGTGCACACCGGTGACGGGACGGTCCGGGCCGGCTGGCTGGTCGGCTGCGACGGCGGCCGCAGCACCGTCCGCAAGCTCGCCGCGTTCGACTTCCCGGGCACCGACCCGGAGATCACCGGCTATCAGGCGGTCGTGGAGATGTCCGGCGACGAGCGGCTGGGGGTGGGCTGGAACACCACGGACGGGGGGACGTACGTCAACGGGCCGTTCCCCGGCCGGGTCCTGAGCGTGGAATTCGACGGACCCCCGGCCGACCGGTCCGCGCCCGTCACCGCCGGGGAGCTGCAGGCGAGCCTGCGCCGGGTGTCGGGCGTGCCCGAGGTCACCATCCACAAGGTGGTCACCGCGACCCGGTTCACCGACAACGCCCGCCAGGCCACCGAGTACCGCAAGGGCCGGGTGCTGCTCGCGGGCGACGCGGCGCATGTCCACTCGCCGTTCGGCGGGCAGGGACTCAACCTCGGCATCGGGGACGCGATGAACCTGGGCTGGAAGCTGGCCGCCGTCGTGCGCGGCACGGCACCGGAGTCCCTGCTGGACACCTACACCGCCGAGCGGCACCCGATCGGCGCCTGGGTGCTCGACTGGACCCGGGCCCAGATCGCGGTGATGCGCCCGGACCGGCACGCCCGCGCCCTGCGCCGGGTGGTCACCGACCTGGCGCTGACCACGACCGGCACGACGTACCTCGTCAACAAGATCTCCGGCATCTGGCAGCGCTACGACCTGCCCGGCGATCATCCGCTGACCGGCGCGAGCGCGCCCGACCTGGAGCTGTCCGACGGCACCCGGCTCGGCGAGCACCTGCACACCGGCCGCGCCCTGCTCCTCGACCTCACCGACGACGCCGGGCTGCGCACCCACGCCGAGGGGTACGGCGACCGACTCGACGTCCGCACTCTCGCCTGCCCGGACCGGCCCGGCCTGAAGGGGCTCCTGGTACGGCCGGACGGGTTCGTGGCCTGGGCCGCCGACGCGGAGAGCGACGACGGCAAGGGACTGCCGGAGGCACTGGAGCGGTGGCTCGGCATGCCCCGGGTCACCGCTTGA
- a CDS encoding TetR/AcrR family transcriptional regulator — translation MSEELDEELPLRERKKRATRQRISDIATGLFVARGFDAVPVTEVARAAGVSAMTVFNYFPRKEDLFLDRIPEAVELVATAVRGRAADETPLAALHRLALRLLDERHPLSGVGETFLPFWRTVIASPALRARAREGAEEVEEALADALAGTGVPDPHLLAALTVAAYRTVFVTSARRLLAGDPVEAVARDHRRRLESAFAALERMAP, via the coding sequence GTGAGCGAGGAACTGGACGAGGAGCTTCCGCTGAGGGAGCGCAAGAAACGGGCCACGCGGCAGCGGATCTCGGACATCGCGACGGGGCTCTTCGTGGCGCGCGGCTTCGACGCGGTGCCGGTCACCGAAGTGGCCCGGGCGGCCGGCGTCTCGGCGATGACCGTCTTCAACTACTTCCCGCGCAAAGAGGACCTGTTCCTCGACCGCATCCCGGAGGCCGTCGAGCTGGTCGCCACGGCCGTACGGGGGCGCGCGGCGGACGAGACCCCGCTGGCCGCCCTGCATCGCCTCGCGCTCCGACTCCTCGACGAACGGCACCCGTTGAGCGGGGTGGGGGAGACCTTCCTGCCCTTCTGGCGGACCGTGATCGCATCGCCCGCCCTGCGCGCCCGCGCCCGCGAGGGTGCCGAGGAGGTGGAGGAGGCCCTGGCCGACGCCCTCGCCGGGACCGGCGTACCGGACCCGCACCTCCTGGCGGCCCTGACCGTGGCGGCGTACCGCACGGTCTTCGTCACCTCCGCGCGCCGGCTGCTCGCCGGGGACCCGGTGGAGGCGGTGGCACGGGATCACCGGCGGCGCCTGGAGTCGGCGTTCGCAGCGCTGGAGCGCATGGCTCCCTGA
- a CDS encoding AraC family transcriptional regulator, with protein MPETTERALWTRARLGQGGPPLDLLTANFHRHTYAPHTHDEYTIGVCVGGSEIIDYRGGHIRTGPGTIVVLDPGEMHTGGPGNATDGYAYRALYADPSLLADGTLGGLPHFREPLLDDPELAAALRRAHTRLSTCPDPLEAESVLPWLLTALARRHSTARSASDEIPGALAIAMRVRDRLADELTAPPPLAGLAAELGLSRYQLLRAFRTTMGIPPYAWLAQHRVSRARGLLEAGLRPAEVAGLVGFADQAHLTRWFRRVLGVTPAAYRNSVQDTR; from the coding sequence ATGCCGGAAACGACGGAACGGGCGCTGTGGACGCGCGCCCGGCTGGGCCAGGGCGGGCCGCCGCTGGACCTCCTGACCGCGAACTTCCACCGGCACACCTACGCCCCGCACACCCACGACGAGTACACGATAGGTGTCTGCGTCGGCGGCAGCGAGATCATCGACTACCGGGGCGGCCACATCCGCACCGGCCCCGGCACGATCGTCGTCCTCGACCCCGGCGAGATGCACACCGGCGGCCCCGGCAACGCCACCGACGGTTACGCCTACCGCGCCCTGTACGCCGATCCGTCCCTGCTGGCCGACGGCACCCTCGGCGGCCTCCCGCACTTCCGCGAACCCCTCCTCGACGACCCCGAACTCGCCGCCGCGCTCCGCCGCGCCCACACCCGGCTGAGCACCTGCCCGGACCCCCTGGAGGCCGAGTCCGTCCTGCCCTGGCTGCTGACGGCGCTGGCCCGCCGCCACTCCACCGCCCGATCCGCGTCCGACGAGATCCCCGGCGCACTCGCGATCGCGATGCGGGTCCGCGACCGCCTCGCCGACGAACTCACGGCCCCACCGCCGCTGGCCGGCCTGGCCGCCGAGCTGGGCCTGTCCCGCTACCAGCTCCTCAGGGCCTTCCGTACGACGATGGGCATACCGCCGTACGCCTGGCTGGCCCAGCACCGGGTGAGCAGGGCGCGGGGCCTGCTGGAGGCGGGCCTGCGCCCGGCGGAGGTGGCGGGCCTGGTGGGCTTCGCCGACCAGGCGCACCTGACCCGCTGGTTCCGCCGGGTGCTGGGGGTGACGCCGGCGGCGTACCGCAACAGCGTTCAAGACACCCGCTGA
- a CDS encoding MazG-like family protein: MTDQDTTGPAASTGPTPATTADTTPALWPTIDELWSRLEATRRHAGQEGVLLRVLKLSEEVGEVAEAIIGTTGQNPRKGVTHTWEDVQAELCDVVITALVALRTLTPEAREVFEGHLRRVRDRPLEPSA; this comes from the coding sequence ATGACCGATCAGGACACCACCGGCCCCGCCGCCTCGACCGGCCCCACCCCCGCCACCACGGCCGACACCACCCCCGCCCTCTGGCCGACCATCGACGAACTCTGGTCCCGGCTGGAGGCCACCCGCAGGCACGCGGGCCAGGAAGGCGTCCTCCTCCGCGTCCTGAAACTCTCGGAGGAGGTCGGCGAGGTGGCCGAGGCGATCATCGGCACGACCGGCCAGAACCCCCGCAAGGGCGTCACCCACACGTGGGAGGACGTCCAGGCGGAACTCTGCGACGTGGTGATCACCGCGCTGGTGGCGCTGCGGACGCTGACGCCGGAGGCGCGGGAGGTGTTCGAGGGGCACCTGCGGAGGGTGCGCGACCGGCCCCTGGAACCGTCGGCGTAG
- a CDS encoding DoxX family membrane protein → MSCFDRRDLGLLLLRLGTGGVLAAHGTQKLFGWFGGHGLEGTGQFMESVGYAPGKASATAAGLAEAGGGTLLALGLATPAAGAAAAGAMAGAATVHMPNGFFAQEGGYEYAASLGLAAAGLAVTGPGRLSLDHALGHIFDRGWMVPVALGVTAAATALVIGARNQRVRAKAEGEQEVLFEE, encoded by the coding sequence GTGAGCTGTTTCGACCGACGTGACCTGGGCCTGCTGCTGCTCCGGCTGGGGACCGGCGGGGTGCTGGCCGCGCACGGCACGCAGAAGCTGTTCGGCTGGTTCGGCGGGCATGGCCTGGAGGGCACCGGCCAGTTCATGGAGTCCGTCGGCTATGCGCCCGGCAAGGCGAGCGCGACGGCGGCGGGCCTCGCGGAGGCCGGCGGCGGCACCCTCCTCGCCCTGGGCCTCGCGACCCCGGCGGCGGGCGCGGCGGCGGCCGGAGCGATGGCCGGGGCGGCGACGGTCCACATGCCCAATGGCTTCTTCGCCCAGGAGGGCGGCTACGAGTACGCGGCCAGCCTCGGCCTCGCGGCAGCCGGCCTCGCGGTGACGGGCCCCGGCCGCCTCTCCCTCGACCACGCCCTCGGCCACATCTTCGACCGGGGCTGGATGGTACCGGTGGCCCTCGGCGTCACGGCGGCGGCCACGGCGCTGGTGATCGGGGCGCGGAACCAGCGGGTGCGGGCGAAGGCGGAGGGGGAGCAGGAGGTGCTGTTCGAGGAGTAG